The Rhizobium etli 8C-3 genome has a segment encoding these proteins:
- a CDS encoding PLP-dependent aminotransferase family protein, with protein sequence MPIEMHEDHTKGGVLKRSQRRPAYLELAGEIEAKIRSGELAPGSQLPPQRDLAKERSVNVSTVTKAYRELQNLNLVVGSTRRGTIVMRQGAMPRVDRTTPPSGVIDLTVNRPAVDDFQSRLAETLPRLAADPRFCEMQDYQPPEGAAWARAAGRRWIGLNGFEPSAADIVVTSGAQHALLAAVSSLIEPGDVIVSDRLTYYGLKALAQMFRFRIVGISSDDEGMSASELEDTCRRETVRAVFTVPSMHNPSVVTMSEARRRELVAVAKRHDVVIIEDDVYGPMLGTRVPTLAMLAPDRTYHISALSKALAPGLRVGYLTCPPGLAQVTAEAVRTTAWMPAPLPLLIASRWLEDGTAQAILRAQLSELRARHTLVTTILAGHSFAADPRCMFVWLRLPAPWRAEDFAANLRAHGVAVMPAAAFACDRQPVEHAVRVNIGCAASREELTTALRIIASTLADRPRALIGHV encoded by the coding sequence ATGCCGATAGAAATGCATGAGGACCACACAAAGGGCGGGGTGCTGAAGCGCTCGCAGCGCCGACCCGCCTATCTCGAGCTTGCCGGCGAGATCGAGGCAAAAATCCGATCCGGCGAGCTTGCGCCCGGGAGCCAGTTGCCGCCGCAAAGGGATCTGGCAAAGGAGCGTTCGGTCAATGTCTCGACCGTGACCAAAGCCTATCGCGAGCTGCAGAACCTCAATCTGGTGGTGGGAAGTACACGCCGCGGGACGATTGTGATGAGGCAAGGCGCTATGCCGCGCGTCGATCGCACAACGCCGCCGAGCGGCGTCATTGACCTTACCGTCAATCGGCCGGCCGTCGATGATTTCCAAAGCCGCCTTGCCGAAACACTTCCTAGGCTTGCGGCCGATCCGCGCTTTTGTGAAATGCAGGATTACCAGCCGCCCGAAGGAGCAGCCTGGGCACGCGCTGCCGGCCGGCGCTGGATCGGGCTCAACGGCTTCGAACCGTCCGCTGCCGATATCGTCGTCACCAGCGGAGCACAGCACGCTCTTCTGGCAGCCGTCAGCAGCCTGATCGAGCCTGGCGACGTGATCGTCTCGGATCGGCTCACCTATTATGGCCTGAAGGCGCTCGCGCAGATGTTTCGCTTTCGCATCGTCGGCATCAGCAGCGATGATGAGGGCATGTCGGCAAGCGAGCTGGAGGATACCTGCCGGCGCGAAACAGTTCGGGCGGTGTTCACCGTTCCTTCGATGCACAATCCAAGTGTCGTGACGATGAGCGAAGCGCGCCGCCGCGAACTGGTTGCGGTGGCAAAACGCCACGACGTGGTGATCATCGAGGACGACGTCTATGGACCGATGCTCGGTACCCGAGTTCCGACGCTCGCCATGCTTGCGCCAGACAGGACCTACCATATTTCGGCCCTGTCCAAGGCGTTGGCACCGGGCCTGCGCGTCGGCTATCTGACCTGCCCGCCGGGCCTTGCGCAGGTGACTGCCGAAGCAGTGCGCACAACGGCCTGGATGCCTGCGCCGTTGCCGCTCCTTATTGCAAGCCGGTGGCTAGAGGATGGCACGGCCCAGGCCATATTGAGGGCCCAGCTTTCGGAACTTCGGGCCCGCCACACGCTTGTTACCACTATTCTGGCAGGCCACTCGTTTGCAGCGGATCCACGTTGCATGTTTGTCTGGCTGCGATTGCCGGCACCCTGGCGGGCGGAGGATTTCGCCGCCAACCTGCGTGCTCACGGCGTCGCGGTGATGCCGGCTGCTGCCTTTGCTTGCGATCGGCAGCCAGTCGAGCATGCCGTCCGTGTCAACATTGGATGTGCCGCCTCGCGCGAAGAATTGACGACGGCGCTGCGGATCATCGCTTCGACGCTCGCCGACCGTCCCCGGGCGTTGATCGGTCATGTATGA
- a CDS encoding ABC transporter ATP-binding protein, with amino-acid sequence MNEPFIAFQGVRKSYDGKNFVVRGLDLSVAKGEFLTLLGPSGSGKTTTLMMLAGFEAPTHGTITLAGHRIDSVPPHRRNIGVVFQNYALFPHMTVGENVAFPLKMRRLGKAQTAERVRRALDMVRMESFQTRRPNQLSGGQQQRIALARALVFEPQLILMDEPLGALDKQLREHMQLEIKHLHGRLGINVVYVTHDQSEALTMSDRVGVFDDGTLQQVAPPHALYEAPANPFVATFIGENNAIAGEVVELVGKTCRIRTADGSIISALAGDGLKQGTRTTLVLRPERITLSSPAETPNRFPARIVELIYHGDHMRLRVQACGCDDVRIKLPAALANTFRTCRDNIVISWAPEDCRALALA; translated from the coding sequence ATGAATGAGCCTTTCATCGCCTTCCAAGGCGTCCGCAAATCCTATGACGGCAAAAACTTCGTCGTGCGCGGGCTCGACCTCAGCGTCGCAAAAGGTGAATTTCTCACTTTGCTTGGCCCCTCCGGCTCGGGCAAAACCACGACACTGATGATGCTTGCCGGCTTCGAAGCTCCAACCCATGGCACCATCACGCTCGCCGGCCATCGCATCGATAGCGTACCGCCGCACCGTCGTAACATCGGTGTGGTCTTTCAAAACTATGCGCTTTTCCCGCATATGACCGTTGGCGAAAACGTGGCATTTCCACTCAAGATGCGGCGCCTCGGCAAGGCGCAGACCGCCGAACGCGTGCGCCGCGCACTCGACATGGTGCGGATGGAAAGCTTCCAGACGCGCCGGCCGAACCAGCTTTCCGGGGGCCAGCAGCAGCGCATCGCATTGGCCCGTGCGCTGGTGTTTGAGCCGCAACTCATCCTGATGGACGAACCTCTTGGCGCGCTTGATAAGCAATTGCGCGAACACATGCAGCTCGAGATCAAGCACCTCCACGGCCGCCTTGGCATAAACGTCGTCTATGTGACCCACGACCAGAGCGAGGCACTGACCATGTCGGATCGCGTCGGCGTCTTCGATGACGGCACGCTGCAGCAGGTCGCCCCGCCGCATGCCCTTTACGAAGCGCCGGCAAACCCGTTCGTTGCGACCTTCATCGGCGAGAACAATGCCATCGCGGGCGAAGTGGTCGAGCTTGTCGGAAAGACCTGCCGGATCAGGACCGCCGACGGCTCCATCATCTCGGCTCTTGCCGGCGACGGCCTGAAACAGGGAACGCGAACAACCTTGGTATTGCGCCCGGAGCGCATCACGCTGTCGTCTCCTGCCGAAACTCCAAACCGCTTCCCGGCCCGCATCGTCGAACTGATCTATCACGGCGATCACATGCGGCTGCGCGTTCAGGCCTGCGGCTGCGATGACGTCCGCATAAAGCTGCCTGCTGCATTGGCGAACACGTTTCGGACCTGCAGGGACAACATCGTCATCAGCTGGGCGCCGGAAGACTGTCGGGCGCTGGCTTTAGCGTGA
- a CDS encoding ABC transporter substrate-binding protein, whose protein sequence is MLCLAMSAPALAGDTITVTSWGGAYTKSQENAFFGPYSKETGVKILQDEWDGSTAKLKGMVETSQVNWDVVDVEPGHALQGCDEGWLEEIDYSKLGGKEAFIDGAAMDCAAATIVFGTIYAYDASKFSNGGPTTMADLFDTKKFPGPRALRKAPKTTLEFALIADGVAPAEVYDVLGSPEGVDRAFKKLDTIKKDVKVWWTAGAQPPQLLADGEVLMTTAWNGRIYDAVKNSGKNFKIVWDGQGMDFNLWAQPKGSPHKEAADKFIAYTMNPDVMARQSQYISYGPTLKAAIAKVPADILPDLPTAPENTKNAFVVSAEFWADHDEELTERFNKWLAQ, encoded by the coding sequence ATGCTTTGTCTTGCCATGAGCGCACCGGCACTTGCAGGCGATACGATCACGGTAACGTCGTGGGGAGGCGCATATACCAAAAGCCAGGAAAATGCCTTCTTTGGTCCCTATTCGAAGGAGACCGGCGTCAAGATCCTGCAGGACGAGTGGGATGGATCCACCGCAAAATTGAAGGGCATGGTGGAAACATCCCAGGTCAACTGGGATGTCGTCGATGTCGAACCTGGGCATGCGCTGCAGGGTTGCGACGAGGGATGGCTGGAAGAGATCGACTACTCCAAGCTCGGCGGCAAGGAGGCCTTCATCGACGGCGCGGCAATGGACTGTGCGGCAGCCACCATCGTTTTCGGCACGATCTATGCCTATGATGCGTCCAAATTCTCCAATGGCGGGCCAACGACGATGGCCGATCTTTTCGACACCAAGAAATTCCCCGGTCCGCGGGCTTTGCGCAAAGCGCCCAAGACGACGCTGGAATTTGCTCTGATCGCCGATGGGGTGGCCCCGGCCGAGGTCTATGACGTCCTGGGTTCGCCCGAAGGCGTCGATCGCGCCTTCAAGAAACTCGATACGATCAAGAAAGACGTCAAGGTCTGGTGGACAGCCGGTGCCCAACCGCCGCAGCTTTTGGCCGACGGCGAAGTGCTGATGACAACGGCGTGGAACGGACGCATCTATGATGCCGTCAAAAATAGCGGCAAGAATTTCAAGATCGTCTGGGATGGCCAGGGGATGGACTTCAACCTTTGGGCCCAGCCGAAGGGATCGCCGCACAAGGAGGCAGCCGACAAGTTCATCGCCTATACGATGAACCCGGACGTCATGGCCCGGCAGTCGCAATACATCTCCTACGGCCCGACGCTGAAGGCGGCAATCGCCAAGGTTCCGGCCGACATCCTGCCCGACCTTCCGACGGCGCCCGAAAACACCAAGAACGCCTTCGTGGTCTCGGCAGAATTCTGGGCCGACCATGACGAGGAGTTGACCGAACGCTTCAACAAGTGGCTGGCGCAATAG